The Flavobacterium piscisymbiosum genome includes a region encoding these proteins:
- a CDS encoding tetratricopeptide repeat protein: MKKITIIFLLLFALNSWSQNDQKIWLQENKYNLGLSYFQKKQFNKAIEPLLFAYKINPKSEIGKKSKNKID, translated from the coding sequence ATGAAAAAAATTACAATTATATTTCTTCTCTTATTCGCATTAAACTCCTGGTCTCAAAATGATCAAAAAATATGGCTTCAGGAAAATAAATATAATTTAGGATTATCTTACTTCCAGAAAAAACAATTCAATAAAGCCATAGAACCTCTTTTATTTGCCTACAAAATAAATCCCAAATCGGAAATTGGAAAAAAGTCAAAAAATAAAATCGACTGA